The Deltaproteobacteria bacterium genome contains a region encoding:
- a CDS encoding methyltransferase domain-containing protein: protein MRWYDVFSLFYDRSLEQTYRAYRVQAVERLRLAPGATVLDLACGTGQNFPALVEAVSPTGQVLGVDLSRGMLARARQRIARAGWKNVHLLEQDAQTLAEADLAEFTGGRPLDGALCTLGLTVIPDWRPVFEATFALLRSGGRYALLDVHAPERSFQTRMVELFARADVGRKVWEPLEALASDFTLEETDAPAKTVGGTLFVASGTRPPA, encoded by the coding sequence ATGCGCTGGTACGACGTCTTCTCCCTCTTTTACGACCGCTCGCTCGAACAGACCTATCGCGCCTACCGCGTCCAGGCCGTGGAGCGGCTCCGCCTCGCGCCGGGGGCGACGGTGCTCGACCTGGCGTGCGGCACGGGGCAGAACTTTCCGGCGCTCGTGGAGGCTGTCTCGCCCACCGGCCAGGTGCTCGGGGTGGACCTCTCTCGCGGAATGCTCGCCCGCGCGCGCCAGCGCATCGCCCGCGCCGGCTGGAAGAACGTGCACCTCCTCGAGCAGGACGCACAGACGCTCGCCGAGGCGGACCTCGCCGAGTTCACGGGAGGGCGGCCCCTCGACGGAGCGCTCTGCACGCTGGGCCTGACGGTGATCCCCGACTGGCGGCCGGTGTTCGAGGCCACCTTCGCGCTCCTGCGTTCCGGGGGCCGCTACGCGCTCCTGGACGTGCACGCCCCCGAGCGCAGCTTTCAGACCCGCATGGTGGAGCTCTTCGCGCGCGCCGACGTGGGGCGCAAGGTGTGGGAGCCCCTCGAGGCGCTCGCTTCGGACTTCACGCTCGAGGAGACCGATGCACCGGCCAAGACCGTGGGGGGCACGCTCTTCGTCGCCAGCGGCACCCGGCCGCCGGCGTGA
- a CDS encoding YhcH/YjgK/YiaL family protein, whose product MLIDQLKNASLYYGLGAGIARALRFLEETDVTRLPAGRHELEGDEVYAIVQDYETKRPEQGAWEAHRKYIDVQYVARGSEQMGFSHLGQLAAGPYDAEKDFLRLEGPGEFLHLREGTFMILWPEDAHMPGMAVSAPEPVRKVVVKVRVPAGA is encoded by the coding sequence ATGCTCATCGACCAGCTCAAGAACGCCTCGCTCTACTACGGCCTCGGGGCCGGCATCGCCCGCGCCTTGCGCTTTCTCGAGGAGACGGACGTGACGCGCCTCCCCGCCGGACGCCACGAGCTCGAGGGAGACGAGGTCTACGCCATCGTGCAGGACTACGAGACGAAGCGGCCGGAGCAGGGCGCGTGGGAGGCGCACCGGAAGTACATCGACGTGCAGTACGTGGCCCGCGGCAGCGAGCAGATGGGCTTTTCGCACCTGGGCCAGCTCGCGGCAGGCCCCTACGACGCCGAGAAGGACTTCCTGCGCCTCGAGGGGCCGGGCGAGTTCCTGCACCTGCGCGAGGGGACCTTCATGATCCTCTGGCCCGAGGACGCGCACATGCCGGGGATGGCCGTATCCGCGCCCGAGCCGGTGCGCAAGGTGGTGGTGAAGGTGCGCGTCCCCGCGGGCGCCTGA
- a CDS encoding 23S rRNA (adenine(2030)-N(6))-methyltransferase RlmJ — translation MDPAFDYSHRFHAGNVGDVLKHLVLVAVLDELLSAERPVRVIETHAGEGRYLLGSTGEWMEGVHKLLALPADGLPAALARYLTLLRAAGLSDDGRRVYPGSPAIALACLRPQDRLVGYELVEATARQLERNLGSDPRLELRVGDGPAALVTALREAGSAGGETLALLDPPYSDKAEWSELTRLLPEAVKAAPAARLLLWYPVKSLTRPNLLLQQLQQGGLSGTAVELVTTPLELKRNRLNGSGMLLVNAPPPALAAVAGALPTLGRACATHGRWLVREQGF, via the coding sequence ATGGACCCTGCCTTCGACTACAGCCACCGCTTCCACGCGGGCAACGTCGGCGACGTGCTCAAGCACCTCGTGCTCGTGGCAGTCCTCGACGAGCTCCTCTCCGCCGAGCGGCCCGTGCGGGTGATCGAGACCCACGCCGGGGAGGGACGCTACCTCCTCGGTTCCACGGGCGAGTGGATGGAGGGGGTGCACAAGCTCCTCGCGCTCCCCGCGGACGGACTCCCCGCGGCGCTCGCCCGCTACCTGACCCTCCTTCGCGCGGCGGGGCTCTCCGACGACGGGCGGCGCGTCTACCCCGGCTCGCCCGCGATCGCCCTCGCGTGCCTGCGCCCACAGGACCGGCTGGTCGGCTACGAGCTCGTCGAGGCCACGGCGCGTCAGCTCGAGCGGAACCTGGGGAGCGACCCGCGGCTCGAGCTGCGCGTCGGAGACGGACCCGCGGCCCTGGTCACCGCGCTGCGCGAGGCGGGGAGCGCCGGCGGCGAGACCCTGGCGCTCCTCGACCCCCCGTACTCGGACAAGGCCGAGTGGTCCGAGCTGACGCGGCTGCTCCCCGAGGCGGTGAAGGCGGCCCCCGCCGCGCGGCTCCTCCTCTGGTATCCGGTGAAGAGCCTCACGCGGCCGAACCTGCTGCTCCAGCAGCTCCAGCAGGGGGGGCTCTCGGGCACCGCCGTCGAGCTCGTCACGACCCCCCTCGAGCTGAAGCGCAATCGCCTGAACGGCAGCGGGATGCTGCTCGTGAACGCGCCGCCGCCCGCCCTGGCGGCAGTGGCCGGCGCCCTGCCGACGCTGGGCAGGGCCTGCGCCACGCACGGGCGGTGGCTGGTACGCGAACAAGGCTTCTAG